The DNA sequence GCGCAGCATCTCCATATCCTTCCTTTGCCGGGAACCGCGGACCGTCATTGTCCACCATCTCGGTACCAACATTACCGGCCTTTCGTACCAACCTCTTTTCGACAGGCGCCCAGCGGTGCGATCCAGGTAGGAAGCTCAGACATCCATTCTCAAGCGTCGCGTCCTCAAGAGCATACCAAAAGCCCACAGCCGAAGGTGGCTTCGTGTACAGGAAAGTCGAGTCCTGGTGAGGAGGCACGGCACCACCAATCTCTGGCTGCTTACAGATAACCATGCTCTGGAGACATCGCGGATCCTTGAAGCCGAGGCTCCGGGCGACAGCGGGCGGGCTGACGCTACCGGCGTCGTGGTCAAGCAGACGGGCAAAAGGCGGCGACAGAGCGTGCAGATAGTGACCGATCTTGTTGACGGCCCgggccttgggcttgacgagcttgccgtcgtcatcaaagGCGTCCTCttcgaagaagaagcggacCTTGTCGCCAGACGTGAGGAAGTAGTCATCACCGACGTGGTCGCGCTTCTCGCCGGTTGAGAACCGGGTCAAGGGGTGGTCCTCGAGAGAAAAGGAGTCGAGGAGGCGATGAGTTTCGTCTAGGAGGGAGGTGACGGTCGAGCTGGAGAGGGCTCCTGGGAGGATGAGATACCCATCGCGGTTGAAGGCATCAAGCTGCTCGGCCGAGAGTCCAGGCGTTGATTTGGTTGCCATTGTGAATATCTGTTGATATACGCCGTGATGTTATAAGTCGAAATGGGGATTTGGCGAAAGCAGTAGGCAAGTGTTGTTGATAGATTTGTAGGTGCtgagatgaggttggcgaTAAGTGAAGTTGATATCTTTGATTGTGAGTGGCACAAGGTGGGGGAGGGGTCAACCCCGCCTGCATCATCACTTGGATGCCTCACACCAAGGCAAACAACGTCGAGGCCTCCCAATACGAAGCTATATCTACTCACACTAGTACTAGGCTTCGACAAAAGCCTACATAGCAACTTGGTGAACAAAGGAGGCGTCCAGTATGATGCACATTCACAATCTTCACTGACCGACCTAACCGTAAGATGGAGAGTGAGAAGATACTCTATAGGCATTATCCTGAATATTTGATCTTCTCATCCTAAGCTAGGATTATAAGAGTCAAATGGAATGAGGAGACGCTGGTAGATTTACCCAAGGTTAACCTCGAAGGCATGCCAACCAAGCCTGAAGCTGTTCCCGTCCTGTTTACTCCACATCATCAAGTCCGCCATCCTGCTTGTGCATGTTCTCATCCCCTCCAGTGTTAGGAGCGGCCTATGGTGCCTGAATAACACCATGTAAAGACTCATACCATCGCACCCAGGCTATCAGGCCATAGGCCATGCCCTCCAATCTCTCCACCCGATCCGCGATAGCTCTGGACTCAGCAGCACCCGACTGTAGTGCACTGGTGTCTGATCGTAGTTGGTGAAGGGAGtcgttgatggaggagacTGCTGTCTCAAGGTCGGTCAATCACTATTTTGTTGTTAGTATCTGGGAAGCCACATGCGAAAGATGAGATAATACTTACAGGACTCATCGCAACCATACCAAGGTTGAGAGCAGTGGCCTGCGCGTTGGAGCTCTTTTGTGGGCAGCCAGACTGTAGGTGGCCAAACTTGTGACAGTAGTGGCACTTCATCTCGTTGAGGTCTCTCTTCACCTAGGTACATAAAATGTTAGACAAAACATGAGGACAAGGCGAAAGGACATACATTGTTGGTGGCGGGGAGAGGGCATCCAAAACAAAACTCCAAAAAGAACCAAGAGGAACCAAAAGAACCAAAACACAAGGTACCCCGAGCCAGAAGACAGCAAAGCCACAGATATCGAAAGGAAGAGATGTAGCGGGTCGGTTAGGAGGATGAGTTGGATGGAAGATGGTGGGGATGAAAGAGGAacagaggaggggagggacgAAGGTCAGAGGAAAAGTTGTGTGCCCCTAAGTCTTGGGATCCCAGGGCAAGACACAACCTTGCCCGCTCCTGGGTCCTAAGACTTACCTAAAACCAAGGTATCTAGGTTAGAACCGAGCCTCCCTCACTTTCCCAAGTAGCATCGATGACGAGAGCTGAGCCAATGGTCCACGCATCTATTAGCTGGCGACAGCGCCTTAAACCCTGCGactgaagagaaggaaggggATACTCTGATCGGACCAAGGATACACAACTGCGGCTAGCTAAAAGAAAAGGCCCTCAAGAGGAGCAAGTTGACAGTTTTTCGAAGTGTCTACGACTAGGTTAGCGATAGGACTACCTAGTTATCAAGGACGATCTGCTGTACATAAACATGAGCCATGACATGAGCCTCGTCGCCGAGCTCGCCCATAGTCCGAGCTCGAAGGGACTAGTGACGGCGGTCGCTGCAGAGAGAAAGGCGCAAGTGTAGATACCAAGGGTGACAACTGCGATGATGAATGTCCAAGATCCATCTGAACTCAAGTAGACAGGGTCTTTTCAACGGCATTGACCTTTCTAACTAAAGTGGCATGGCTGGCGGGAGCATGCATTTGGTACACCAACTTGACTTTAACATCCATCATGCCTTTGAGGCCAACCTTGGGCAAATATCTATCAGCGTCTCATCGCACTATTTGACTCTTGTAATCCTAATTTAGGATAATTCCTATCAGTACCCTTAGAAGAGGATAAGCTAATGCCTTTGACCTGGACTAGCTTGATGTCTGTAAGCTTGAACAAAGTGAAATAACATTATGAGATGTGTAATTCAACACAGGATTGAGAGGGTATTGTATCACATTCTTGGTGTAAGTGGACAGTGCGCCGCAGAAAATTGCACTGTCATATTGAAGTGGGTCTGAACTTTTTTTCGTGATGCCTCTAGCTCGCCTTAAATCTTTCACGACGCCAACTCTCATCACCGTGACACGCTCTTTCTTCACCCTCATACGTGGCTCTACGGGTGAATCAACATGGCCCCTATCGAGGAGACTGGCGATCAGTTCGCAGTCCTCCCCATAAAGATCCCAGCGACGCCATCCTACCCGGAAACGGCCATCCACGAGATCCGCGTCCGACGAAATGCGCCCAAGATCCCAACGCCAAACGACTCGCGAAGTCTGTTCCTGAAGAACATCCCCGTGGACAGCACAGAACCCCACTTTCGCGCTGTCTTTTCAGAGCTCGTGGGCGCCGGGCGCTTCGAGAGCATCGCCTTCGAGGACGAGACCCGGAGGGCGCTCCCAATCGATCCCGCGCAAGCCATAAAGGTCGCGGGCTTTGCGCGCAAGAGGAAGCGCGGTGAAGTCGAGGCAGAGGAGCAAGACCGTGAAGAGCAGGCGGCTCAGCTACCACAGATCTGGACTCGTCGAGTGCAGCGAAGCAGTAGCACAGCCATCGTGCTtctcgccgacgacaagagtGTGCAATTGgtgctcaaggccatcgcAAAGCTTCAAAAGACAAAGAAGTACCCATCATGGGGCAAGGGCGTGTCTGACGACGTCCCGGCTCTCGGGTCTTCATGGATTGCCTCCCATCTACAGCTCTCTCGTGTCGACAAGCCAGCCACCCAGAAGGCTGTGcacgccttcttcaacaccttcaaccgcaaggagaaggaagcgGCTGAGCTGGCCAAGCGCCTCCGCAACGAACCTGACGAAGATGGCTTCGTGACAGTGACGCGTGGCGGACGAGCTGCTCCAGCTAGCCGcaacgaggccgaggaggccaagaggCGAATGATTGAGAAGGACAGTAAGAAGAAGTCAGAGATGAAGGACTTCTACCGCTTCCAGATGAGAGAGAGGCGGAAGGCTGAGCAGGTGGCTCTGCTTAAGAGATTCCAGGAGGATAAGAAGAAGGTGGACGCGATGCgggagaagagggggaaGTTCCGGCCTGAAACATGAAGTCAATTGAGTCGAGAGAGAATCAAGTAAGTCAGCCCGGTGTGTTTCTTGTCTTTTGACTTGCCCTTTGATCCTTCATGATGACGTCGCGGGGCCATCGAAGCATGAGGGGAGTTTGAGGCAACTCGAGCTCCCCTCTGGATGCCGAAAAAAACCGCGATATTTTAATCTTCTCAACTTGTCTGAAATCTTTTCGCTTTTCTTCGCTTTAGTGCCGGCTTTTCTACCCTGATAGGAGCTAACTCGGGGGCACAGCAGAAAACCGGCTTGGTCGGTACCGATGCTCAAGTCAAGTTGCCTGGTGAGCTGCATATGTCCTCTGGACGACGACTCGGTTCCATCTGCATGGTGAGAGCCGCGCTGTGGAGAGGCAAAATTTTTGACTGAGATGCCTCCACTACGGATGGAGGCAGAGACGAACTCCTTTGCcaggcttctcctcaacaaccaAGAAGAATCCTCACGACGGCCCACATGAGGGGATTCCAATGCTACATAGGGGTCCAGGAGCCCCAGGAGCCCCAGCAGCCCTAGGTGGGGAGAAACGGTTATCAGGGTAACCCTTGAGGCCGTTGAGCCGTTCCGGCAGCTCGGGTGTTAGCCTTGAGGCTCGTGTGGACCCGTCACGATGACAAGTGAGGGGGAAGCTTCGATTGGATCCGACGATTGATCGGGCATTGACAGCGGGAGAGGTGTGTAGACGTCAATATAAGCCCCTGCATTGACCACTTGTACCAATTCTTTTTCTGGATTGCTTCGTGTCTCTGTTGTCGTGTCTTTTGGCCGTCTCAAGTCAAGGCCTTTATGTGAGGACAACGTCATGGTGGACGGGTCCCCTGCAGCAAAAATGTTTGTTGTCTTGACCGCCTCGACCCATTGACCCCTCCGCTCGCCCATGGACGCACGTAATAGCTGTGTCTGCTGCATATGGCCCAGTCTCTGCCGTAGAAACGCTGTGATCTGACCGACGGTCTTGTTGCCCAACATGGCGCTCTAGTCGGACGAGTGGACCTGTCGACCCAGGCGACGGCCCGCGGGCAAGACCCCATACTCCAGTTCCAAGGGCATGCGGCTCGAGGGGAGCAAATAGAGCATCATGTTCATCCTGCAGTGCCAACTGTCGAGGCTTGTCCCGCCAAAGAGGACCCTGGTAGAGGCGTGGCCTGGACCTTGGGAGCTGGGGCCTTGATGCGGCCCCTGCCTTAGTCATCCGTCCACTTCCTTTGTTCTTCAATGGCTTGGCCACTCCATTTGTTTACTTTGCAACCCCACATAGCAACCAACCCAAACAAAGGCGACCAGGAGCTTCTGCTTTTTCTGCTATATGCGCATTCATTCCCGATCGTTGGACAGTTTCTCGAAAGAAAGGTCACATCGAAATTAGATCAGGGACATGAGTATCGACGCTCCGACACTGCTTCAGACTCTTCCCTAAGCATGATCGACACCGACAACCTTCGTACAGCATCGCTGTACATCAACAATCAGCTCCTCTCGAGAGGACTCCTTCGCGATGGCCAGAGCATTGATTTTGCCAGTCCGGCAatgtttgatgatgaagctgccGCGACAATGGGACGCATCGTGAGCGTCCTCAACGACTTGATTCTACGGCGCGATGTATGTAACCTCGTCTCCTCTGCTGAACGTCTACTGACTAGCTCAGCGCGACGCCGAGCATCGCGAATCGCTCTCTGCAACCATGCGAACCCTCCGCGCCGACAACCTCAAGCACACAAACGACATTGCGCGCCTAGCAGAGAAGCataccgaggccaagaggaaGCTCGACATCGCCGAGGCGTCCGAGGCCTCCCTCAAATCGCAGATGAAGTCGGCTGATGCTGCTATCCGCGGCTTGAAAGAAGAGGTTGCCCGTACAAAGGGATTGGTCGCCCAGGCGCGCGCTGCTTGCGCAACCGATGTGCGGCGTCGCGATCGCCAGATTGAtaccctcaagaagcagctcggCGAAGCTGGTCGCGCTCGAGGGGCGAGAGGAAACCCTGCCGTGACCTCGATTATTGTCACAGGGGACGTTGGCGAGCAAAAGTCATCCCCAGCACGAGGAGGAAGCACAAAATCAGATGACTATGATCTGCGCAACGAGACAAACTGTTTCCTAGCCAAGCTGGCCCAGAACCTTAGCGAGGAGAACGAGGCCATCCTGACCATaatgaggaggacgatgaagcAACTACGCAACATGAGCGGGTGGAGCAACGAGAATGAGGATGGCCTCGTTGTTAAGCAAGAGGGCTGGGAGGACATGGCCGCAGAGCTGGACTCTGTGCTGGACCACATGCGGACAATTCTCACCAACCCGTCCTTTGTGCCTATCGAGGAGGTCATGGTCCGTGAGGAGGAAATCAGCCGCCTCAAGGATGGTtgggtcaagatggagagcCGCTGGACTGAGGCCGTCCACCTTATTGATGGCTGGCGCAAGCGAATGGCCGCCAATGGCAGGCCCATctgcgaggaggagctccagATGGGACTGCGACTCAGCCCTGTGCGTGTTAGAGACGTGGCAGAGACAAGACAGGCGGTTGGGCTGAGACTCTCGGCTGTGGCTGAGGAGCCTGAGGATGATATGGATGTCATGAACTCGCCGTGTCCTTCGGCGCACCGGTCTCCCCATATGCAGACCATCGACGAGTATGACCACGACGACCACGAGAGCGACCCCGAATCCGATTTTGACGACCATGTACCCGTGGAAGAGTACGATGTGGAGGAGCCCAACGTTCAGATCCTTCAGCAGTCAACAGGGGTGCCCTTCATGCAACATGAGCCCAACTCTTCTTCGCCTCTACCAGAACCTCCCCAGATGACGCCTCTACGAGATTCTTCATCAGCGGGCAACCGTGGCTCTGCGCGACTCAACAGGCATCCCAAGAAGCATGGTGACTATACCAccattgtcgaggaggataCCTGGGAGATGGCCGGATTGGCTGATCCTCTACCCATCCGAGCGAACCGGGACCCTCTGGACCGTGTCTCCTCTGCTTCGTCCCTCGAAGAAGTCCTCCTGGTCAAGTCCCCAGAGCCTGCGCCTCAGATGAGTGAGACGAGGGCATCCActcctcgccgaggaagTCCCCGACGCAGTGATAGAGCGTCTACGCCCCAGCAACAAACCCCTCGCCGTAGCGACAGAGCATCTACTCCTCAACAACAGAGTCCTCGACGAAGCGACAGGGCTTCCACACCTCATCGAGACAGCCCTCGACGCAGTGTAGATCGACCCGACTCTCGGTCAGGGACTGCGCCGCCATCTCCCAACCGCTCCCCACGCCGTACCGCCTCGCGCCTCCCACTGCCTCGAAACATCGACCCGGCCCCTCAACAGAGCCCTCTCACAATGGCCACCATTGCCGCCAAGCTGGCTGCTTCTGAGCGAGAGGCCGATGCTGCCCGAGTACGGGCCAAACTCCGTGCTGCTCGCGGCACCCGCGGCGTCAAGAagcccaccatcaccaggtcacagccagagccagagccggcGGCGCAAGAGCAAGACTCTCAGAGAAACGGGCTCGAGGACGTGGACCCCGTCAAGAGGGATCCCACGCCACCAGCAGAGGAGCATCAACTCAAGCCCGAAAAGAGACGGCGTGAACGACGAACAAGCAAGACGGCCTCGCGGCGGAGGAGTACACTAAGCCCGTGGGAGCTAGAGAGCTTGATCACAGGAAAGGTGCAACAGTGATGGgaaacgaaaaaaaaaaaagagggcTTTCACGTattgatgacgacgatgctACGAGTGTGTATGCCTGGGATATCCTTGGGAAAGCTTGGAGCGAAACGAAACATTGGTCTGGCGTTTGGTGTAAAAGGGGGATTGCGTGGGCTCATCGACAAGGGGCCAGCCAAATATGTAGTTCTCTAATGCATGAGGCAATGACATGATACGGGGCGGAAGTTTGTATATCTAGATATTGAGATACTCAGCTAGTTTCTTGGCAATACAACACCTGTCTATATGCCTCCCCTGCCCCCAGAAACTGAGACTCATTTATGTGATTAGTTTTGAACTGGCGTCACGTTGAGCTTCAATGGGTACGTAATCATCAATTCCTAACAACACTTGACAAGAAAATCATCCTCCGCGCCTGTCCTCCGTCTGTCTGAGCTCAGAACTGGCGCATTTGTAAAAGATAGCTTgtcccttcccttccagCTTTGCATAGTCCTCATGTTCACATCAAAAGCCAGTAGTAGCATAAAGATCCATCCCTCAAACCCCCAATTCTCCCTTAACTCCAATACCAGTCAGTGAGTAgaaccatccatcttccTTCTACAGCGTGGGGGCCGTGGCAATGAGAGCAGACATGACAGCGACGCCGCCCAGTGCTGCGTAACCGACTACCTCAGCGACACGTCGAAGACGCTTGCTTGGCGGGGCTGCCGCTGGCGTAGAAACTGCAGGGCGAGCCATGTTGTTCATACGGCGTCTGAACCGAAGACGGGCATAGCGCGATCGGTCGCCCCGGGGAACCACTTCAGCgtgcttctcttcctccggTGTAAGCTGAGAAATGTCTTCGGCCTTTCTCTTCGAAGATCGAGGAGTCTCTGGTAGGTCGTGTGACGCCTCGGGTAGCTTGGGCTCAGCATGCTCAACGTTGTGAGCTGGTTCTTCAGCGATATCGCTGGAGGGCATGGCCTTCTCGTCGGTTTTCTCATTGCCGCCCTGAGTCAACTCCAAGggctcctcttccctcttgtCCGCGGTATTAGCATCAAGACCAccatcgacatcatccatggcatcaacAATAGCAGCAGGGGCATCCGTAACGACAGCATCGGCGCTATCAACAGCACCATCAGCAGCACCATCATTGTCCTTCTTGCTGAGAGCGTACTCATAGGCAGATGATGCATCCACGGCGGGCTCTTCTGTGGAAGAAGGCACCTCGGGCTCCTGAGGGGGCGTGTTGAGGAACTCGGCACCAGACTTTGCTAGGTCAGAATCAACCAGCTGGAGCCCTTCGCTAGTGTCGTTGTTGTGTGTTTCCTTCTTCCGCTTGGAGAAAGACGGAACTGGACGCAAACTCTCTTCTAGAGCATGCTTGCGGGGAGGCCTCCGGGAATCTGGGCTGGAGAGAGAAGGACTCTGGGGGACTGGCAGTGGTGTCTGGAAACGGGGCTGAGGTAGCTGCGAGCTACTTGCCATGGACAACGAGTCGGCCTTGTTTGCTTCGCGAGCAGCGAAGAATTCGTGCTTTCCTGTCTTCAGACCTAGGATCTCGGCTCCCGACAATCCCTCCTGGTAAGGACGGGAGAACAATGGCTGTTGGGGAATGGTCTCCGAGATGGAAGGCAGCCTTGGGTGCACAACCAGGTTCCGTGGCAGAACGGCGACGGGGAAGGGGTTCAAGAGGTAATCCATCTGAGGGGTGGCTGTTCCACGGCTGACTGGTTGAGATTGTTCCGGTGCCGGGGCTCCCACGGGCGTGGCCtgaatctccttggcaaagCTGGGGAGTGAGGAAGGCACAGTTACGCGACTCCCGACTTGCGAAAACTCCCACATATGGCCGGCGTCCTCTGGGTCCTCCTGGTCCTCCGGCTCATCCGACTCATCCAGAGGGTCTTCGCAGTTGTCTAAAAACAAGTCAATACTGGCCAGAGTATCGAATTCTTGGTGATCCATAcactcatcctcctcaaactcatcaCGCTCCTCAAAGTCTCGCTCGCTCATATCATCCgaatcttcatcttcgtcctgCATGATGGCAGACACAGGGGAGAATCCGAcgctctcatcatcagatTCAGTTCCAGGCAAACTCTCCGTGTCCATATCCGTCGACTGTGTCAGGTTGATATTGTCGACGTTTGAGAATGACCAGGGGTCACGGGGCGAGTGAGGAGCATCATATTCAGAATCCTCCATCGGGATAGGAACAGATACGCGAGCCTGAGTTCTCGTCATATCTGAATCAGGCTTTGAGCTGGGAGAAAACAAAGCCTGGTGATCCACCTCATCCCTCACGTTGGACAGGGGATATTGATCCTTGGTCGTCAGATCGATTGGGGACTCGCTGGGAGACGATGCAGGGAATGCGGCGGGGAAAATCTTCATGGTGCGCAGGACCTCGTAGCTCTCGCGGACTTGTTCGTCTTTCTCGCTGTCCGAATATTCCACGTCAGTGTCATCGGGAACACTGAAAACCTTGGGTCGATCCTCAGGGCTGATGCGATGGTTAGCTTTTCGGAGTAAATGGAAAGGGGCAAAGCTTACTCGACGGTGCCGAATTCTAGTCGGGCCTTCATCGTGCAGGGAGGATATCGTTCCATGCCTCTCTCAATAGGGATTCCAAACTTTACCATGTCGCCAGTGGCCAAGACTGAGTAGGAGCCCCGAAGCAGTCGCTGCTCGTTCTTGAAGGTGCCGTGGAGGGATCCGTTGTCCTTTATGTACACCTTCTGTTGAAAGGCCACATCAGCATAGGAAACCACAAAGTTTAAAAGAAAAGCTTACCTGCTTGTCGACGTCAAGCTTGAGTTCAGCATGCGTGCGGGACATGACAGCCGAGTCGAACCATGCATTGTTCTTAGCAGCCTCAAAGGTCGAGTTTCGCTTGCTCGTACGCCCGATCGCAATAGTAGGCTTCTCTttggtgaggaagaagcggcGATCAGGAAAGGCGAAGTCGGATGGAGGGTCGATGCTCTCGAGCGTGACCAGCACTGGCAAGGGTTAGGAGCTGCCCAACACTGGAGGATATTGGGGTTGGATTTTGGGGTTTCATCATACCTTCGTCGCGATACTGAGGCACTGCCATTTTGATCAAGTTCGGCGTGCGAGGCAGCCTTGAACAAGAAGTTAAGACGTGGTTGATTTATCGAAGTGGTGAGGGGTGTATCTCGGCGCAGTGCAGTCCAGTGCAGGCGTCTCCCGCTGAGGCGTACAGTTAACGACGTCAGCGGGGCCGAGGATGGGGCAGGTGAGGCAGAGTAgactggaggatgaggccgaAACCATGCGCaaagcaagaagaagaggtcacggagatgaagatggagagaatgAGGAGAGATGAGAAAAGAAGGCACAATGAAGATGAATGCAAGAGTAAGAGAGGGCGAGCGGATAGGTGACTTGTGAGGTGCTGAGAAGGGTCGAAGGTGAATCCGATCGAGGTGGGGCAGAGGTGCTGCGGTATCAGGCAGAAGGCAGACAGGTGACTGAGGGAGGTCCCGCAGGCAGCGATAAGCGGCTTATCGGAGCTCGGCGGGGGAGGTAGTTGGGTGGAGGGGTGATTGCTCACAGTGTGGCACACGGCTTGTCGAAGGATGCCGGAACGACTTCCTGCCTTTGGCCCACGGAAAGCAATAACATTTTATCATGATAATTTGGTCTTAGTAGATCTTCAACATACAATAGCTATACCTTTTTGCCACAAGCCTGTGAAATCAATGAATGCTATTGCTTGACATCATACATTCTCTGAGATGCGGTTGGTATGGTACAGTGTGAACAGCCTGCTTGGGAGCTCCCTTCACACGGAGACAGACTACCCATGTCCCTGGCTCGGAGCACCTGGATGTCTTGAAAGTGCTACAGCTCCTAGGTACCGGGTAAGCTGGCATTCAGTGCGCGGAGAAATTATTCTTAGAATTATGACTCCTCAAGAAGAGAGTTTATGCCGCCTTTTCTTAGAGAGGCTTAAACAAAGAACCCGTCGTTCAAGAGCCCGAATGTTGGGAGCTTCTCAGGGCAGGGAGTCCATACTTTAAGTGGTTTCAGGGTCTCAGCAGCTAAGCCTATTAGCCCGGTGAGTGGGCGTGTGCATGGGGGCGCACTGTACATGGCAGCACGGACTGCCGAGACAGCCTCGATTTAGACGGACCaggagatggatgattcTCTCACTCGGCCTTGAATTGCAATCTACCTGGATGGATACACAGAGTACGAGGCTTCTCAGGCCACAAACCTCGAGTATAAAGCACAGGACTCGGCTCAAGTAAGCGGGCCTTTGCATTTTTAGCTCGGCGAGCAACCAGAGCTGACTGACATGATCGCCTTGATGCGAGGGTCGGACCGACGGTAACGAAGCAAACAGGCCATGGATGTCTAGGACAGAGATACAGCACAGTATGCAAATGgatcaccgaggaggatggatggtATCTGTAGGTAGGCTACAAATTTCAAGCTAACATAAATGCGGCATGGCAGGTCGCTTTGgagccatctcatcaatAATGCTACTGTAGATGATGAGCACCTGATGCTCGCTTGCTATCTGAAGTGGACTCCCTCCCCCGCCGCGCCACCACAACACATATCCATCTCGACCACTGGTCAGTGAATCAGGCTCCGAGAGGGGATATGGTTCGCAATAATCGCAATAGCCATCGCCAGGACCAAGGCACCTGCGGCTACCACGTTTCGCCCGCTTATTTGCGTAATTTGAGAGGAGATGCTGCAATAGTTCAGGCAGTGAGGCTCCCTTGCCTTGAGTGAAGCGAGCATGACCGTGCAAAACGACAGGCTTTCACACACGGCATAAAGCCGCAATCAATGAATATGGTTCACGGCAAACCCTGGCCCCTGAACAGACAACTCGATGCGGCCTCCGGATTGAAGCCTCCGTGCTCGAGCCGTTCTATGGCCAGTTTCACAAGGCACAACCAGCATGAATCGCAAGCCCCTGTTTCCTGTGGCATTTCTTGTCGGTCGCCTATTGAAAAGCTACACGCCCCGATTCCCTCCACGGATGCCAACTCAGTCAGGCCCGAAAGCAAGCGACTTCAGCTCACATCCAGAGAAAGCCTGTCACATGTCGGCTGACGAGCCAGCGGAGTAACGCTGCCTGATGACCCAACAAGACAGCCCGAGAACAGACACGAGCTCATCGACTGGCCAAGAGCGCGCAATTTTCTGTCTCATCGTCCCGTGCTTTTTCGTCGGCTTTTCCGCCCTGAATCAGAGCAGAAACCCATCTCGGCTGGTCGTGACAACGGCCTAGAACCCTATTCCTCCCGGGGCTTGCTTCTGCTGTTCAGGTGGTCTTTTGCCAACAATTAGCGGCCCGCAGTCACACCACCGCCTTTATCGTCAGTTTCCTTCTCGCCCGGACAAGCCCGCAAAACATCGCAGGATATTCATAAGCGATAAGGGGAATTCGGTAGCAGACGCGCACAAATCTGTCAACCAGGGATCCAGTCGCGTAAAGTGATGATCGATGACGCTGTTCAAGACAAGGGTTGTTGATGGGAGGCACTTGCTAACGAGTGGAGCAGCGGGCGAGTGGGACGAAACAGCGGGGGGGCTGCCGGATGTCTCTAGCGGTTCCCTGACCCTTTTTCTGGGGACAGGCGTTGGATGTTGTCATGATggggccaaggtcaagcccaGGAACAACGGCGTTGAGAAGCCTTGCTCAGGAGAAGCACTGGCAAAGATCTCACAAGCAGCTTGGGAGCCATCGCCCGAGATCTAAGGGAATCTAGAAAGCTCCAGGTACGCTTATCTAGACGCATTACCAAGCCCATAACTGTCGTGCATGATTGCATCCAGTGATGCATGACAACCAGACGTGGACAGAC is a window from the Fusarium keratoplasticum isolate Fu6.1 chromosome 5, whole genome shotgun sequence genome containing:
- a CDS encoding FHA domain-containing protein → MAVPQYRDEVLVTLESIDPPSDFAFPDRRFFLTKEKPTIAIGRTSKRNSTFEAAKNNAWFDSAVMSRTHAELKLDVDKQKVYIKDNGSLHGTFKNEQRLLRGSYSVLATGDMVKFGIPIERGMERYPPCTMKARLEFGTVDPEDRPKVFSVPDDTDVEYSDSEKDEQVRESYEVLRTMKIFPAAFPASSPSESPIDLTTKDQYPLSNVRDEVDHQALFSPSSKPDSDMTRTQARVSVPIPMEDSEYDAPHSPRDPWSFSNVDNINLTQSTDMDTESLPGTESDDESVGFSPVSAIMQDEDEDSDDMSERDFEERDEFEEDEYNCEDPLDESDEPEDQEDPEDAGHMWEFSQVGSRVTVPSSLPSFAKEIQATPVGAPAPEQSQPVSRGTATPQMDYLLNPFPVAVLPRNLVVHPRLPSISETIPQQPLFSRPYQEGLSGAEILGLKTGKHEFFAAREANKADSLSMASSSQLPQPRFQTPLPVPQSPSLSSPDSRRPPRKHALEESLRPVPSFSKRKKETHNNDTSEGLQLVDSDLAKSGAEFLNTPPQEPEVPSSTEEPAVDASSAYEYALSKKDNDGAADGAVDSADAVVTDAPAAIVDAMDDVDGGLDANTADKREEEPLELTQGGNEKTDEKAMPSSDIAEEPAHNVEHAEPKLPEASHDLPETPRSSKRKAEDISQLTPEEEKHAEVVPRGDRSRYARLRFRRRMNNMARPAVSTPAAAPPSKRLRRVAEVVGYAALGGVAVMSALIATAPTL